The following proteins are encoded in a genomic region of Gemmatimonadaceae bacterium:
- the rpsM gene encoding 30S ribosomal protein S13, whose translation MARIAGVDLPREKKVEIGLTYIFGIGRKTAREILSKTGVDAALRVKDLVEADVNKLRQIIERDYRVEGALRTEVAMNIKRLMDIGSYRGTRHRRGLPVRGQRTHTNARTKKGPRRAIAGKKKVTK comes from the coding sequence ATGGCGCGTATTGCAGGCGTGGATCTTCCGCGCGAGAAGAAGGTGGAGATCGGGCTGACGTACATCTTCGGCATCGGTCGCAAGACGGCACGAGAGATCCTCTCCAAGACCGGCGTTGACGCCGCGTTGCGGGTGAAGGACCTGGTCGAGGCCGACGTCAACAAGCTCCGCCAGATCATCGAGCGGGACTATCGCGTCGAGGGTGCCCTGCGCACCGAGGTCGCGATGAACATCAAGCGCCTCATGGACATCGGGTCCTACCGGGGCACACGCCACCGTCGCGGACTGCCGGTCCGTGGCCAGCGTACGCACACCAACGCCCGCACGAAGAAGGGGCCGCGCCGCGCGATCGCCGGCAAGAAGAAGGTAACCAAGTAA
- a CDS encoding 50S ribosomal protein L28 gives MAINRSRCYVCNKGVTFGNNVSHANNRVRRTWRPNLQVMRILDTDGKIIKVKACTSCMSAGKIHRAPRGVPSVA, from the coding sequence ATGGCCATCAATCGCAGCCGCTGCTACGTCTGCAACAAGGGCGTCACCTTCGGCAACAACGTGTCGCACGCGAACAACCGCGTCCGCCGCACCTGGCGGCCGAACCTCCAGGTCATGCGCATCCTCGACACCGATGGCAAGATCATCAAGGTCAAGGCCTGCACCTCCTGCATGTCGGCCGGCAAGATCCATCGCGCCCCGCGCGGCGTCCCGTCGGTCGCCTGA
- a CDS encoding nucleotide sugar dehydrogenase — MHKSELLSRIQGQKAVVAVVGLGYVGLPLAMEFAEAGFPVVGFDVSERVVSLLNAGASHIQDVPAEQVARHVASGRFVATTDAARMKDADAISIAVPTPLGKTRDPDMTYVHAATQAVVAQAHAGLLIVLESTTYPGTTREVLLPALEAAGFVVGKDVFLAFSPERVDPGNPVYHTKNTPKVVGGVTPACTEVATALYGAVIDTIVPVSSTETAELVKLLENTFRSVNIGLVNEIAIVCDKLGVNVWEVIDAAATKPFGYMKFTPGPGIGGHCIPLDPHYLAWKMRMLNYKTRFIDLASEINSGMPDYVVEKVARALNDESKSVKGATVLILGVAYKRDIDDMRESPALDIMRLLEQRGAKVVFNDPHVATFREDGHEYHGVALTAEALREADAVVIVTDHKAYDFQFVVDHATLVIDTRNATGRTTATAARIVSLADSVARPD, encoded by the coding sequence ATGCACAAGTCAGAACTGCTCTCCCGGATCCAGGGCCAGAAGGCCGTGGTCGCGGTCGTCGGGCTCGGGTACGTCGGCCTCCCGCTGGCGATGGAGTTCGCCGAGGCGGGCTTCCCGGTGGTCGGCTTCGACGTGAGCGAGCGGGTGGTGTCGCTGCTCAACGCCGGCGCCTCGCACATCCAGGACGTGCCGGCGGAGCAGGTCGCGCGCCATGTCGCGTCAGGCCGCTTCGTGGCGACGACGGACGCGGCGCGGATGAAGGATGCCGACGCGATCTCGATCGCAGTGCCGACGCCGCTCGGCAAGACCCGCGACCCGGACATGACGTACGTGCACGCGGCCACGCAGGCGGTGGTGGCGCAGGCGCACGCCGGGCTGCTGATCGTGCTCGAGAGCACGACCTATCCCGGCACCACGCGCGAGGTGCTGCTGCCGGCGCTCGAGGCCGCGGGCTTCGTGGTCGGCAAGGACGTGTTCCTCGCGTTCTCGCCGGAGCGGGTCGACCCGGGCAACCCGGTCTACCACACGAAGAACACGCCCAAGGTGGTCGGCGGCGTGACGCCGGCGTGCACCGAGGTCGCCACCGCGCTCTACGGGGCGGTGATCGACACGATCGTGCCGGTGTCGTCCACCGAGACGGCCGAGCTGGTGAAGCTGCTCGAGAACACCTTCCGCTCGGTGAACATCGGCCTCGTCAACGAGATCGCGATCGTCTGCGACAAGCTCGGAGTGAATGTCTGGGAGGTGATCGACGCCGCCGCCACGAAGCCGTTCGGCTACATGAAGTTCACGCCCGGCCCCGGCATCGGCGGCCACTGCATCCCGCTCGACCCGCACTACCTCGCGTGGAAGATGCGGATGCTGAACTACAAGACGCGCTTCATCGACCTCGCCAGCGAGATCAACTCCGGCATGCCGGACTACGTGGTCGAGAAGGTGGCGCGGGCGCTGAACGACGAGTCGAAGTCGGTGAAGGGCGCCACGGTGCTGATCCTGGGCGTCGCGTACAAGCGAGACATCGACGACATGCGCGAGAGCCCGGCGCTGGACATCATGCGGTTGCTCGAGCAGCGCGGGGCGAAGGTTGTCTTCAATGACCCGCATGTCGCCACGTTCCGGGAGGACGGCCACGAGTACCATGGCGTGGCCCTGACGGCGGAGGCCCTCCGGGAGGCGGATGCCGTCGTGATCGTGACCGACCACAAGGCGTACGACTTCCAGTTCGTGGTCGACCATGCCACCCTCGTGATCGACACGCGAAACGCCACCGGGCGCACCACGGCCACGGCGGCGCGCATCGTGAGCCTGGCCGATTCGGTGGCGCGACCGGACTGA
- the rpsK gene encoding 30S ribosomal protein S11 — protein MAPGKKTKKIVDAEGVAHVSATFNNTTITITDARGNAVSWGSAGKAGFKGSKKSTPFAATVAGEQCAREALSMGMKRVHVKVQGPGSGRESAIQALASTGLVVKSIKDVTPIPHNGCRPPKRRRV, from the coding sequence ATGGCACCCGGAAAGAAGACCAAGAAAATCGTCGATGCGGAAGGCGTGGCGCACGTCAGCGCCACCTTCAACAACACGACGATCACGATCACCGACGCGCGCGGCAACGCCGTGTCCTGGGGATCCGCCGGCAAGGCCGGCTTCAAGGGCTCCAAGAAGAGCACCCCGTTCGCTGCCACCGTCGCCGGTGAGCAGTGTGCGCGGGAAGCGCTCTCGATGGGGATGAAGCGGGTGCACGTGAAGGTGCAGGGCCCGGGTAGCGGCCGTGAGTCCGCGATCCAGGCGCTCGCCTCGACGGGCCTCGTCGTCAAGTCGATCAAGGACGTCACGCCGATTCCACATAACGGCTGCCGTCCTCCCAAGCGCCGGAGGGTCTGA
- a CDS encoding DNA-directed RNA polymerase subunit alpha produces MATIDLRGLVRPQLVEATKREDNPFIAEFRLQPLERGFGHTLGNAMRRMLLSSLRGAAVWGFRIDGVVHEHQTIPGVVEDVHQIIGNLKSLVLTLDDDLEQAVLRVSLKSAGAFTAGMLQLPAGVRVVDPNHHIFTMQDEKDIAVELYVNVGRGYVDADQHPVERGMPVDLVRIDAIYNPVRRANFTVAETRVGQRTDYDRLTLTVETDGTIAPEEAVSYAAALAQAHFQYFASFGSSSAGSLSAGDAEGNGILLADLAAAIDALGLSVRSVNSLKNNNVRTLGDLTRQTESQILQVKNFGKKSLEEVAALLENRGLNFGMRYEEAGDFARVLDWGTPPSKVAANAPDDPVESSQE; encoded by the coding sequence ATGGCAACCATCGATCTCCGCGGTCTTGTTCGCCCGCAGCTCGTCGAAGCGACGAAGCGCGAGGACAATCCGTTCATTGCGGAATTCCGCCTGCAGCCGCTCGAGCGGGGCTTCGGCCACACCCTCGGCAACGCGATGCGTCGCATGCTGCTGTCGTCCCTCCGGGGCGCCGCCGTGTGGGGCTTCCGGATCGATGGCGTGGTGCACGAGCACCAGACCATCCCGGGCGTCGTGGAGGACGTGCACCAGATCATCGGCAACCTGAAGTCGCTCGTCCTCACCCTGGACGATGACCTCGAGCAGGCCGTGCTCCGCGTGTCGCTGAAGTCCGCCGGCGCCTTCACGGCCGGCATGCTCCAGCTCCCCGCCGGCGTGCGCGTGGTGGACCCGAACCACCACATCTTCACCATGCAGGACGAGAAGGACATCGCCGTCGAGCTGTACGTGAACGTCGGCCGCGGCTACGTCGACGCCGACCAGCACCCGGTCGAGCGCGGCATGCCGGTGGACCTCGTCCGCATCGATGCGATCTACAACCCGGTGCGCCGCGCCAACTTCACTGTCGCCGAGACCCGCGTCGGCCAGCGCACCGACTACGATCGCCTCACCCTCACGGTCGAGACCGACGGCACCATCGCGCCGGAAGAAGCCGTGAGCTATGCCGCCGCCCTGGCCCAGGCGCACTTCCAGTACTTCGCCAGCTTCGGCTCCAGCTCGGCCGGCAGCCTCAGCGCCGGCGATGCGGAAGGCAACGGCATCCTGCTCGCCGACCTCGCCGCCGCCATCGATGCCCTCGGCCTCTCGGTGCGCTCGGTGAACTCGCTCAAGAACAACAACGTCCGGACGCTGGGTGACCTCACCCGCCAGACGGAATCGCAGATCCTGCAGGTCAAGAACTTTGGAAAGAAGTCGCTCGAGGAAGTGGCAGCACTCCTCGAGAATCGCGGTTTGAACTTTGGGATGCGGTACGAGGAAGCGGGGGACTTCGCACGGGTGCTCGATTGGGGCACGCCGCCGTCGAAGGTCGCCGCCAACGCGCCGGACGATCCCGTCGAGTCCTCGCAGGAGTAA
- a CDS encoding DegT/DnrJ/EryC1/StrS family aminotransferase: MAHPPVPLLDLKAQHATIKAEVAALLEEVIEEQSFILGPMVGRLECAVAGVSKTRYAVGCANGTDAILLALRALGVGRDDEVVTTPFTFFATAGAVHNVGAKAVFADIDPLTFNIDPVAAGAAVTSRTKAVIPVDLFGQMAAIEQVQAAVGALPLIEDAAQSIGAERVIDGRTVMAGEACAVGTYSFFPSKNLGGYGDGGMMVTQDEALYDALMKLRVHGSRKTYFHETVGYNSRLDSLQAAVLLAKLPHLAAWSAARRANAAYYDQAFADVADVVTPYIDPANTSIYNQYTLRAQRRDALQAHLKSRGIGCAIYYPLPLHLQPCFAYLGHREGEFPESERAAQEALSLPVFPELTADQRDAVVDGVRAFYGR, translated from the coding sequence ATGGCTCACCCCCCCGTCCCGCTGCTCGACCTCAAGGCCCAGCACGCGACCATCAAGGCCGAGGTCGCCGCCCTCCTCGAGGAGGTCATCGAGGAGCAGTCGTTCATCCTCGGGCCGATGGTGGGCCGGCTCGAGTGTGCCGTTGCAGGCGTCTCGAAGACACGGTATGCCGTGGGGTGCGCGAATGGCACCGACGCGATCCTGCTGGCACTCCGGGCGCTTGGGGTGGGGCGCGACGACGAGGTGGTGACGACGCCGTTCACCTTCTTCGCCACGGCCGGTGCGGTGCACAACGTCGGTGCGAAGGCGGTGTTCGCGGACATCGACCCACTCACGTTCAACATCGATCCCGTCGCGGCCGGTGCCGCCGTCACGTCCCGCACGAAGGCGGTGATCCCGGTCGACCTCTTCGGGCAGATGGCGGCCATCGAGCAGGTGCAGGCGGCGGTGGGCGCGCTGCCGCTGATCGAGGACGCCGCGCAGTCGATCGGTGCCGAGCGCGTGATCGACGGCCGCACCGTCATGGCCGGTGAGGCGTGTGCGGTGGGCACCTACAGCTTCTTCCCGTCCAAGAACCTCGGCGGGTACGGGGACGGCGGGATGATGGTCACGCAGGACGAGGCGCTCTACGACGCGCTGATGAAGCTGCGCGTGCACGGATCGCGGAAGACGTACTTCCACGAGACGGTCGGCTACAACAGCCGGCTCGACTCGCTGCAGGCGGCGGTGCTGCTGGCCAAGCTGCCGCACCTGGCGGCGTGGAGCGCGGCGCGTCGCGCCAACGCGGCGTACTACGACCAGGCGTTCGCCGATGTCGCGGACGTCGTGACGCCGTACATCGACCCGGCGAACACCTCGATCTACAACCAGTACACCCTGCGCGCACAGCGGCGCGACGCGCTGCAGGCGCACCTGAAGTCGCGGGGGATCGGCTGTGCGATCTACTACCCGCTGCCGCTGCACCTGCAGCCCTGCTTCGCCTACCTCGGCCATCGCGAGGGGGAGTTCCCGGAGTCGGAGCGCGCGGCGCAGGAAGCGCTGTCGCTGCCCGTGTTCCCGGAGCTCACCGCCGACCAGCGCGACGCCGTGGTCGACGGCGTGCGCGCGTTCTACGGGCGCTGA
- a CDS encoding GDP-mannose 4,6-dehydratase, with protein sequence MARALITGVTGQDGVFLAEQLLARGDVVTGTTRGDPLDACARLSPAAAGVHLRELDLRDARALDALIAEVMPDRIFHLAAPAQPNLAWTTPADAADALCTVPARLLEAVVRHVPKARVVFAGSCQVFGPDSNAPQHEATPFTPRTPYGAGKAYGTMLVRAFREGRGLHASTAILFNHESARRTPDYVTARVCRAVVRIAAGDRTASPLTLGALDVVRDWGHARDHMDALVRMADADSPDDYVIGTGVGRTVADFCRLAFERTGLDWSQHVVHDEALVRAGDVPVLVADPQHVARQLGWQATTPFEALLDELLDAARAAIGVAAARNA encoded by the coding sequence ATGGCGCGTGCACTGATCACCGGCGTCACGGGACAGGACGGCGTGTTCCTCGCCGAACAGCTCCTGGCCCGCGGCGATGTCGTCACCGGCACCACCCGCGGCGACCCGCTCGATGCCTGCGCACGATTGTCCCCCGCCGCCGCCGGCGTGCACCTGCGCGAACTCGACCTCCGCGATGCCCGTGCCCTCGATGCGCTGATCGCCGAGGTCATGCCCGACCGGATCTTCCACCTCGCCGCGCCGGCCCAGCCGAACCTCGCCTGGACCACACCCGCCGACGCCGCCGATGCGCTCTGTACCGTGCCGGCCCGCCTGCTGGAAGCGGTCGTCCGGCACGTGCCGAAGGCCCGCGTGGTGTTCGCCGGCTCCTGCCAGGTCTTCGGACCCGACAGCAACGCACCGCAGCACGAGGCCACGCCGTTCACGCCCCGCACCCCCTACGGCGCGGGAAAGGCGTATGGCACGATGCTCGTGCGCGCCTTCCGCGAGGGACGGGGCCTGCACGCCAGCACCGCGATCCTCTTCAACCATGAAAGCGCGCGCCGCACGCCGGACTACGTCACGGCGCGGGTCTGCCGCGCCGTGGTCCGCATCGCCGCCGGTGACCGCACGGCCTCACCACTGACCCTCGGCGCGCTGGACGTCGTGCGGGACTGGGGGCACGCGCGCGATCACATGGACGCGCTCGTCAGGATGGCGGATGCCGACAGTCCGGACGACTACGTCATCGGCACCGGCGTGGGACGCACCGTCGCCGACTTCTGTCGGCTGGCGTTCGAGCGCACTGGGCTCGACTGGTCGCAGCACGTCGTGCATGACGAGGCGCTCGTGCGCGCCGGTGACGTGCCCGTGCTGGTCGCCGACCCGCAACACGTGGCGCGACAGCTCGGCTGGCAGGCCACCACGCCGTTCGAGGCGCTGCTCGACGAGTTGCTGGACGCCGCGCGTGCGGCAATCGGTGTCGCCGCCGCTCGCAACGCCTGA
- the pyrF gene encoding orotidine-5'-phosphate decarboxylase yields MTRGQPALLLALDVPSSAEALSLVDRFEGRAGFVKVGLELFTAAGPSLVTTLRARGIEVFLDLKLHDIPNTVRQAARRAAALDVRLLTVHASGGAAMVAAAVDGAGDSTGILGVTVLTSLSPSEVAEAWGRGPWLDVGDEVLRLAGLTERAGAHGVVCSGAELGAVMERHGGRLAALVPGVRPAGAAANDQVRVVTPEAAAALGARYLILGRAVTAAPDPAAAWDAIQAAVRGVG; encoded by the coding sequence GTGACGCGCGGGCAGCCGGCGCTGCTCCTGGCGCTCGACGTGCCGTCGTCCGCGGAGGCGCTGTCGCTGGTGGACCGGTTCGAGGGCCGGGCGGGGTTCGTGAAGGTGGGGCTCGAGCTCTTCACCGCCGCCGGTCCGTCGCTGGTGACCACGCTGCGTGCGCGTGGCATCGAGGTGTTCCTCGACCTCAAGCTGCACGACATCCCGAACACCGTCCGGCAGGCGGCGCGGCGGGCGGCGGCCCTGGACGTGCGGCTGCTGACCGTGCACGCGTCGGGGGGCGCGGCGATGGTGGCGGCGGCGGTGGACGGGGCGGGGGACTCGACGGGTATCCTCGGCGTGACCGTGCTGACGAGCCTGTCGCCGTCCGAGGTGGCCGAGGCGTGGGGGCGCGGGCCCTGGCTGGACGTGGGGGACGAGGTGCTGCGGCTGGCGGGGCTCACGGAGCGGGCCGGAGCGCACGGCGTCGTGTGCAGCGGGGCGGAGCTCGGCGCGGTGATGGAGCGCCACGGTGGTCGGCTGGCCGCGCTGGTGCCCGGCGTGCGGCCGGCTGGGGCCGCGGCGAACGATCAGGTGCGGGTCGTGACCCCTGAGGCGGCGGCGGCGCTCGGGGCGCGGTACCTGATCCTGGGCCGGGCGGTGACGGCGGCACCCGATCCGGCGGCCGCCTGGGACGCGATCCAGGCGGCGGTGCGGGGGGTGGGCTGA
- the rpsD gene encoding 30S ribosomal protein S4, whose product MARYTGPSCRQCRREGTKLFLKGTKCFTEKCPVERRPYAPGQHGQSTGRRKKVSEYAKQLREKQKIKRIYGMNEKQFRNMFEKVAKQPGITGHNLLASLESRLDNMVYRLGFAASRKAARQLVRHQHVEINGKRVDIPSYSVQPGEEIRVRQKSRELAVVMESIEQAKRNPSLSWLAVDAETFSGRMLERPQRASIPLAAQEQLVVELYSK is encoded by the coding sequence ATGGCGCGTTATACAGGTCCCAGCTGCCGGCAGTGCCGGCGTGAAGGCACGAAGCTGTTCCTCAAGGGCACCAAGTGCTTCACCGAGAAGTGCCCGGTGGAACGCCGCCCGTACGCCCCTGGCCAGCACGGCCAGAGCACGGGCCGGCGCAAGAAGGTCTCGGAATACGCCAAGCAGCTGCGTGAGAAGCAGAAGATCAAGCGCATCTACGGCATGAACGAGAAGCAGTTCCGCAACATGTTCGAGAAGGTCGCCAAGCAGCCCGGCATCACCGGTCACAACCTGCTGGCGTCCCTCGAGAGCCGCCTCGACAACATGGTGTACCGCCTGGGCTTCGCCGCCAGCCGGAAGGCCGCACGGCAGCTCGTGCGCCACCAGCATGTCGAGATCAACGGCAAGCGGGTCGACATCCCGAGCTACTCGGTCCAGCCGGGCGAGGAGATCCGCGTGCGCCAGAAGTCGCGGGAGCTCGCCGTGGTGATGGAGTCGATCGAGCAGGCCAAGCGGAACCCGTCGCTCTCGTGGCTGGCGGTGGACGCGGAGACCTTCAGCGGCCGCATGCTCGAGCGCCCGCAGCGCGCCAGCATCCCGCTCGCCGCCCAGGAACAGCTGGTCGTCGAACTGTACTCGAAGTAA
- the carB gene encoding carbamoyl-phosphate synthase large subunit, with product MPKRTDLHRILIIGSGPIVIGQAAEFDYSGTQATKALREEGYEVILVNSNPATIMTDPEMADRTYIEPVTPEFVEKVIAAERPDALLPTMGGQTALNVALTLHDTGVLDRYGVQLIGANARAIRVAEDRQEFAAAMARIGLAVAKGGFAHTWDEAKALLADTGYPAIIRPSFTLGGSGGGVAYNREEYETIVRRGLDESPTTQVLIERSLLGWKEYELEVMRDCADNVVIVCTIENLDPMGVHTGDSITVAPAMTLTDREYQVMRDAACAIIREIGVEAGGCNIQFTVNPANGELLVIEMNPRVSRSSALASKATGFPIARIGAKLAVGMTLDEIPNDITRTTPASFEPVLDYVVVKCPRFAFEKFAAADPRLTTQMKSVGESMAIGRTFKEAFQKGLRALETGRAGWDVGPRLIDDRLADDSLETLRGMLRQPTPERIFQVKRAMLAGMSDAELNDITAIDPWFLAQMRELIDAELEYSSVSEPAPAHLRRMKRMGFSDRQLAALRGETESVVRSRRHGLGIRPSYKMVDTCAGEFPSSTPYLYSSYDEESEAPRSGRTSVVILGSGPNRIGQGVEFDYCCVRAAMALRERGYETIMINSNPETVSTDFDVSDKLYFEPLTLEDVLEIVEREQPMGVIVQLGGQTPLKLTRGLEAAGVKILGTSPDAIDIAEDRRRFDAIARSLGIQQPANGTATSVEEAVAIAAEIGFPVLVRPSYVLGGRAMQVVYDDDSLRDYFERAARVSEERPVLIDRFLEDAFEADVDAISDGETVVIGGVMQHIEDAGIHSGDSACVLPPVRIPAAYQDEMRRHTVALARALGVVGLINVQYAIRHGQVYVLEVNPRGSRTIPFVSKAIGVPLASIAARVMCGETLAQVGFTEEIVPPFMSVKEAVFPFKKFREFDPILGPEMRSTGEVMGIAESFGIAFAKAQLAAENALPRSGAIFVTVNDGDKATVAPLVRRFHAMGFSIIATAGTAAFLEGQGIPTERVFKVHEGRPHALDLIVNREVVLLINTPMGKHAQRDDYTIRQAAIANRVAYTTTLSAASAACDAIEALATSQAGVRPLQDWHALLAAGRAALPG from the coding sequence ATGCCGAAGCGCACTGACCTGCATCGCATCCTCATCATCGGTTCCGGCCCGATCGTCATCGGGCAGGCCGCTGAGTTCGACTATTCGGGGACCCAGGCCACCAAGGCACTGCGGGAGGAGGGGTACGAGGTCATCCTCGTGAACTCCAATCCGGCGACGATCATGACGGACCCGGAGATGGCAGACCGCACCTACATCGAGCCGGTCACGCCGGAGTTCGTCGAGAAGGTCATCGCCGCCGAGCGCCCCGATGCGCTGCTGCCGACGATGGGCGGCCAGACGGCGCTCAACGTCGCGCTCACGCTCCATGACACCGGCGTGCTGGACAGGTATGGTGTGCAGCTCATCGGTGCCAACGCCCGCGCGATCCGCGTGGCCGAGGACCGGCAGGAGTTCGCGGCCGCAATGGCGCGCATCGGGCTGGCGGTGGCGAAGGGCGGGTTCGCGCACACGTGGGACGAGGCGAAGGCGCTGCTGGCCGACACCGGCTACCCGGCGATCATCCGCCCGTCGTTCACCCTCGGCGGGTCCGGCGGTGGCGTGGCGTACAACCGCGAGGAATACGAGACCATCGTGCGCCGTGGCCTCGACGAGTCGCCCACCACGCAGGTGCTCATCGAGCGCTCCCTGCTCGGCTGGAAGGAGTACGAGCTCGAGGTCATGCGCGACTGCGCCGATAACGTCGTGATCGTCTGCACGATCGAGAACCTCGACCCGATGGGCGTGCACACCGGTGACTCGATCACCGTGGCGCCGGCGATGACGCTCACGGATCGTGAGTACCAGGTCATGCGTGATGCGGCGTGTGCGATCATCAGGGAGATCGGCGTGGAGGCGGGCGGGTGCAACATCCAGTTCACCGTGAACCCGGCCAATGGCGAGCTGCTCGTCATCGAGATGAACCCCCGCGTCTCGCGCTCGTCGGCGCTGGCATCGAAGGCGACCGGCTTCCCGATCGCGCGCATCGGGGCCAAGCTCGCCGTGGGCATGACGCTGGACGAGATCCCGAACGACATCACCCGCACCACGCCGGCGAGCTTCGAGCCGGTGCTGGACTACGTGGTGGTGAAGTGCCCGCGCTTCGCGTTCGAGAAGTTCGCGGCGGCGGATCCGCGCCTGACCACGCAGATGAAGAGCGTGGGCGAGAGCATGGCCATCGGGCGCACGTTCAAGGAGGCGTTCCAGAAGGGGCTGCGCGCCCTCGAGACGGGGCGCGCCGGCTGGGACGTGGGGCCGCGCCTCATCGATGACCGGCTCGCCGACGACTCCCTCGAGACGCTGCGCGGCATGCTGCGGCAGCCGACGCCGGAGCGGATCTTCCAGGTCAAGCGTGCGATGCTCGCCGGCATGAGCGACGCCGAGCTGAACGACATCACCGCGATCGATCCGTGGTTCCTGGCGCAGATGCGCGAGCTGATCGACGCCGAGCTGGAGTACAGCTCCGTCTCCGAGCCGGCGCCGGCGCACCTGCGCCGCATGAAGCGCATGGGCTTCTCGGATCGCCAGCTCGCCGCACTGCGCGGCGAGACCGAGTCCGTCGTGCGGTCGCGCCGCCACGGGCTGGGCATCCGGCCGTCGTACAAGATGGTGGACACCTGTGCCGGCGAGTTCCCGAGCAGCACGCCGTACCTGTACTCGAGCTACGACGAGGAGAGCGAGGCGCCGCGCAGCGGGCGCACGTCGGTGGTGATCCTGGGCTCGGGGCCGAACCGCATCGGGCAGGGAGTCGAGTTCGACTACTGCTGCGTGCGCGCCGCGATGGCGCTCCGCGAGCGCGGGTACGAGACGATCATGATCAACTCGAATCCCGAGACCGTCTCCACCGATTTCGACGTGTCGGACAAGCTGTACTTCGAGCCGCTGACGCTCGAGGACGTGCTCGAGATCGTGGAGCGCGAGCAGCCCATGGGCGTGATCGTGCAGCTCGGCGGCCAGACGCCGTTGAAGCTCACGCGCGGGCTCGAGGCCGCCGGGGTGAAGATCCTCGGCACCTCGCCGGACGCGATCGACATCGCCGAGGATCGCCGCCGTTTCGATGCCATCGCGCGCTCGCTCGGGATCCAGCAGCCGGCCAACGGCACGGCGACGAGCGTGGAGGAGGCGGTGGCGATCGCCGCCGAGATCGGCTTCCCGGTGCTCGTCCGGCCCAGCTATGTGCTCGGCGGGCGCGCCATGCAGGTCGTGTACGATGACGACTCGCTGCGCGACTACTTCGAGCGCGCGGCGCGCGTCTCCGAGGAGCGCCCGGTGCTGATCGACCGCTTCCTCGAGGATGCGTTCGAGGCGGACGTGGACGCCATCTCCGACGGCGAGACGGTCGTCATCGGCGGCGTGATGCAGCACATCGAGGATGCCGGCATCCACTCCGGCGACTCGGCCTGCGTGCTGCCGCCGGTGCGGATCCCGGCCGCCTACCAGGACGAGATGCGGCGGCACACGGTGGCGCTGGCGCGGGCACTGGGCGTGGTCGGCCTGATCAACGTGCAGTACGCCATCCGGCACGGCCAGGTCTACGTGCTCGAGGTGAACCCGCGCGGCAGCCGGACGATCCCCTTCGTCTCGAAGGCGATCGGCGTGCCGCTGGCGTCCATCGCGGCCCGGGTGATGTGCGGCGAGACGCTGGCGCAGGTCGGGTTCACGGAGGAGATCGTGCCGCCCTTCATGAGCGTGAAGGAGGCGGTGTTCCCGTTCAAGAAGTTCCGGGAGTTCGACCCCATCCTCGGCCCCGAGATGCGGTCGACGGGTGAGGTCATGGGGATCGCCGAGTCGTTCGGGATCGCGTTCGCCAAGGCCCAGCTCGCTGCGGAGAACGCCCTCCCGCGGAGCGGTGCGATCTTCGTGACGGTGAACGACGGCGACAAGGCGACCGTCGCGCCGCTGGTGCGCCGGTTCCACGCCATGGGGTTCAGCATCATCGCCACCGCCGGCACCGCCGCCTTCCTCGAGGGGCAGGGCATTCCGACGGAGCGGGTGTTCAAGGTGCACGAGGGGCGGCCCCACGCCCTGGACCTGATCGTCAACCGGGAGGTCGTCCTCCTGATCAACACCCCGATGGGCAAGCATGCCCAGCGGGACGACTACACCATCCGGCAGGCGGCGATCGCCAACCGGGTGGCCTACACCACGACCCTGTCGGCGGCCAGTGCCGCCTGCGACGCCATCGAGGCGCTCGCAACCTCTCAGGCCGGCGTTCGTCCTCTGCAGGACTGGCACGCGCTCCTGGCGGCCGGTCGCGCCGCGCTGCCGGGCTGA
- the rpmJ gene encoding 50S ribosomal protein L36 has protein sequence MKVRSSVKPICEHCKVVKRDGVLRIICGRNPKHKQRQG, from the coding sequence GTGAAAGTCCGTTCGAGCGTGAAGCCGATCTGCGAGCACTGCAAGGTGGTCAAGCGTGACGGCGTCCTCCGCATCATTTGCGGGCGCAATCCCAAGCACAAGCAGCGGCAGGGTTAA
- the rplQ gene encoding 50S ribosomal protein L17: MRHRKAGRQLRRTSEQRLALLRNLATSLIEQGAIETTEAKAKELRPFVEKLVTKAKAGTVHARRLAGRHIHKRGAADKLFQEWGPKFATRAGGYTRILKTGHRLGDGAEMARIEFVEN; encoded by the coding sequence ATGCGCCATCGGAAGGCTGGTCGTCAACTCCGCCGCACGAGCGAGCAGCGCCTCGCCCTGCTGCGCAACCTCGCCACCTCGCTCATCGAGCAGGGGGCAATCGAAACCACCGAGGCCAAGGCCAAGGAGCTCCGTCCCTTCGTGGAGAAGCTCGTGACCAAGGCCAAGGCCGGCACGGTGCATGCGCGCCGCCTGGCGGGTCGCCACATCCACAAGCGTGGGGCGGCGGACAAGCTGTTCCAGGAGTGGGGGCCGAAGTTCGCCACCCGCGCCGGCGGCTACACCCGCATCCTCAAGACCGGTCATCGCCTCGGCGATGGTGCCGAAATGGCTCGCATCGAATTCGTGGAGAACTGA